The Ignavibacteriales bacterium genome has a window encoding:
- the fusA gene encoding elongation factor G, protein MSKTTGKEYSIDKIRNIAFIGHGGSGKTTLTESLMFVSGAAARMGRVEDGSTISDYHADEIERKISINAAVLHTDWQGTKINIIDTPGYSDFTGEVISSLRVADLAVVLVKAVEGVEVGTEIVWNYTKAHNLPALLVVNKLDAENADFDQAVSTAKERFGNDVVLVQFPLNQGLSFDTVVDVLKMKLLKFNREGNGKFIELDIPADLQQKAEQLHEELIEKIAETDESLMNKFFEDGTLKDADLENGFRIALLTRKIFPIYCTAATFGIGVGPLMSFIDTYGPSPKYRGAVKATNTTDKKEIDVEPDVTKEPSLFVFKTVSEEHVGELSYFRVYSGTIMPGLDLLNQSNGKGERLGQLFLMNGKERQEIAKLTAGDIGAVVKLKDTHTNNTLSSRTFPVVYSAIAFPDPVIRMAIHSKVKGDEDRMANGLHSLHEEDPTFVVSVDGKLSQTIIAGQGELHLLIVTKRLKLKYSVDVDLTEPKIPYKEAIRAVAPDVEYKHKKQTGGRGQYGHVHIKIEPRPRGAGFEFEDALVGGVVPGRFVPAVEKGVIETMLRGVLAGYEVVDVKVTIFDGSYHAVDSDEHSFKIAGAMAFRKGIMEAKPVLLEPINIIEVTVPEEYMGDVMGDLSGRRGKIQGMEAEGHFQIIKATVPMSEIHKYSTILRSMTQGRGVYKTKFSHYDEMPREAAEKVIEASAKNKKEEEE, encoded by the coding sequence GTGTCAAAAACAACAGGTAAAGAATATTCAATTGATAAAATTCGAAACATTGCATTTATCGGTCACGGAGGTTCAGGGAAAACGACGTTGACCGAGTCGTTGATGTTTGTCTCAGGAGCCGCTGCACGCATGGGACGTGTGGAAGACGGTTCGACAATCTCTGATTATCATGCGGATGAAATTGAACGCAAGATTTCTATCAACGCCGCTGTACTTCATACCGATTGGCAGGGAACAAAGATCAATATTATCGATACTCCAGGCTATTCAGATTTTACGGGCGAAGTTATTAGTTCACTGCGTGTCGCTGATCTTGCGGTTGTACTTGTCAAAGCGGTTGAAGGTGTGGAAGTCGGTACTGAAATAGTGTGGAACTACACAAAAGCTCACAATCTGCCTGCACTGTTAGTGGTCAATAAATTGGATGCAGAAAACGCCGATTTCGATCAGGCGGTTTCGACAGCAAAAGAACGATTTGGGAATGATGTTGTGCTGGTGCAGTTTCCCCTGAACCAAGGGCTTTCATTTGACACCGTTGTAGATGTACTGAAGATGAAACTGCTGAAATTCAATCGGGAAGGTAACGGAAAATTTATTGAGCTCGATATTCCCGCCGACCTGCAGCAGAAAGCTGAACAGTTGCACGAAGAACTCATCGAAAAAATTGCAGAAACCGATGAATCTTTAATGAATAAGTTTTTCGAGGATGGTACGTTGAAAGATGCCGATCTCGAAAACGGCTTCCGCATTGCACTGCTCACGCGAAAAATTTTCCCCATCTATTGTACTGCCGCTACGTTTGGCATAGGGGTGGGACCACTCATGAGCTTCATCGATACCTACGGGCCTTCGCCAAAGTATCGCGGTGCAGTGAAAGCAACAAATACCACCGATAAAAAGGAAATTGATGTAGAGCCTGATGTAACGAAGGAACCGTCGCTCTTTGTATTTAAAACAGTTTCGGAGGAGCACGTTGGCGAGTTATCGTACTTCCGTGTGTATTCCGGTACAATCATGCCGGGATTGGATCTTTTGAACCAATCCAACGGTAAAGGCGAGCGCCTCGGACAATTGTTTTTGATGAACGGCAAAGAGCGACAGGAAATTGCAAAGCTGACAGCAGGCGACATTGGCGCCGTGGTGAAGTTGAAAGATACGCATACCAATAACACGCTCAGCAGCCGGACTTTTCCGGTCGTGTACTCAGCGATCGCTTTCCCGGATCCGGTTATTCGCATGGCAATTCATTCTAAAGTAAAAGGGGATGAAGACCGGATGGCAAATGGATTGCATTCTTTGCACGAGGAAGATCCGACATTTGTTGTTTCGGTCGATGGCAAACTGAGCCAGACTATCATTGCCGGACAGGGCGAATTGCATTTGCTCATAGTGACCAAACGTCTGAAACTCAAGTACAGCGTTGATGTGGATCTTACTGAGCCGAAAATTCCATACAAAGAAGCGATCCGTGCTGTGGCACCGGATGTAGAATATAAACACAAGAAACAAACCGGCGGTCGCGGACAATACGGACACGTGCATATTAAAATTGAACCACGGCCGCGAGGCGCAGGATTTGAATTTGAAGATGCTCTTGTCGGCGGCGTCGTGCCGGGACGTTTTGTGCCGGCGGTTGAAAAGGGCGTTATCGAAACGATGCTGCGCGGCGTGCTTGCCGGTTACGAAGTGGTGGATGTGAAAGTGACAATTTTCGACGGCTCATACCACGCGGTGGATTCTGATGAACATTCTTTCAAAATTGCCGGTGCTATGGCTTTTAGAAAAGGCATTATGGAAGCGAAACCAGTTCTTCTGGAGCCGATCAATATTATTGAAGTGACAGTGCCGGAAGAATATATGGGCGATGTTATGGGCGATCTTTCAGGACGGCGCGGAAAGATTCAAGGGATGGAAGCAGAAGGGCATTTCCAAATTATTAAAGCCACCGTTCCGATGTCCGAGATTCATAAGTATTCCACGATTCTCCGTTCTATGACACAGGGACGCGGAGTGTACAAAACAAAGTTCTCGCATTACGATGAGATGCCGCGTGAAGCAGCAGAGAAGGTCATCGAAGCCAGCGCGAAGAATAAGAAGGAAGAAGAAGAGTAA
- a CDS encoding YtxH domain-containing protein, whose translation MAQENDGMAKGLIVGFIAGSIVGAAIALLYAPKTGKELRADIKEKAGDMMDDAQEYMARAKSTAVDIINEGKQKASSLVDDARRKADSIMGDADRVMNHARTKNEGGKNA comes from the coding sequence ATGGCACAGGAAAATGATGGTATGGCGAAAGGACTCATTGTTGGGTTCATCGCAGGCAGTATCGTCGGTGCGGCAATTGCGCTGCTCTATGCACCAAAAACAGGCAAAGAACTGCGCGCCGATATAAAAGAAAAGGCAGGCGATATGATGGATGACGCTCAGGAATATATGGCGCGTGCGAAATCGACAGCAGTCGATATTATTAATGAAGGAAAACAAAAAGCCAGCTCGCTGGTAGATGATGCACGCCGCAAGGCCGACTCAATCATGGGCGATGCAGATCGTGTTATGAATCACGCGCGCACCAAGAACGAAGGCGGAAAGAACGCCTGA
- a CDS encoding YfhL family 4Fe-4S dicluster ferredoxin: MATKITEECINCGACEPECPNTAIYSSGTSYELGGKTFDALSKDFYYIVPEKCTECVGHFDQEQCAAVCPVDCCVPDPEHVETEEQLAAKAKVIHPEKTFGELNASNSRFRK; encoded by the coding sequence ATGGCGACGAAGATCACTGAAGAATGTATTAACTGTGGCGCATGTGAACCTGAATGCCCGAATACGGCAATCTACTCCAGCGGCACATCTTATGAATTAGGCGGAAAAACATTTGACGCATTATCTAAGGATTTCTATTATATCGTTCCTGAAAAATGCACTGAGTGCGTCGGCCACTTCGATCAAGAGCAGTGCGCGGCGGTTTGTCCGGTTGATTGCTGCGTACCGGATCCGGAACATGTTGAAACGGAAGAGCAATTAGCTGCAAAAGCAAAGGTGATTCACCCCGAAAAAACCTTCGGAGAATTAAACGCGTCAAACTCGCGTTTCCGCAAGTAA
- a CDS encoding 2,3-bisphosphoglycerate-dependent phosphoglycerate mutase: MPHLVLLRHGESQWNLENRFTGWVDIPLSPKGEKEASQAGEKLKGYKFDKGYTSVLRRAINTMDIVLKIIGQSNLPLDRDKALNERHYGALQGLNKADIGKQYGEEQLKIWRRSYDVPPPRDVTELNPDGISESLKDTAARTLPYFEAKIIPDVLAGKNVIVAAHGNSLRSIVMRLDNLTKEQVLELNIPTGVPLLYVYDSNGKITEHRYL; the protein is encoded by the coding sequence ATGCCACATCTAGTACTTCTCCGTCATGGAGAATCACAATGGAATCTTGAAAACCGTTTTACCGGCTGGGTGGATATTCCTCTTTCGCCAAAAGGCGAAAAGGAAGCGAGCCAAGCAGGAGAGAAGCTCAAAGGATATAAATTCGATAAAGGATACACATCCGTTCTCAGACGTGCTATCAACACGATGGATATTGTTCTAAAAATCATAGGTCAAAGTAATCTTCCTCTTGATCGGGACAAGGCACTGAATGAACGTCACTATGGTGCTCTGCAGGGATTGAATAAAGCCGATATCGGTAAACAGTATGGTGAAGAACAGTTGAAAATCTGGCGCCGCAGTTACGATGTACCGCCGCCGAGAGATGTGACCGAACTGAATCCCGACGGTATTAGCGAGAGCCTAAAGGACACAGCCGCGCGCACGCTGCCGTATTTTGAAGCAAAGATCATTCCCGATGTTCTCGCCGGCAAGAATGTGATTGTCGCGGCACATGGAAATAGTCTGCGTTCCATTGTTATGCGGTTAGACAACCTTACAAAAGAACAAGTGCTGGAACTTAATATCCCTACAGGTGTTCCATTATTATATGTCTATGACAGCAATGGAAAAATCACAGAACATCGATATTTGTAA
- a CDS encoding PAS domain S-box protein encodes MSSPLSILLLEDDPSSIRLFTRKTQSAPVEMIVKDVRNKEAFLRELEAPRFDCIVIDYTLPDINGLEALRFVNELAPGTPTIIYTGSVGEEKAVECMKEGASEFLLKTNSIRLVPAILSVVNQKRDREARMRAEEAQRQSEARFKALAEMSTALIVIYQGERFTYVNTASEQITGYTKDELLNMKFWELVHPEYREMVHQRGLARQRNENVPARYEFKIVTKDGKERWMDFAASAIHYEGIPAGLGIAFDVTDRKRIEEQLQASELRYRLLFTANPHPMWLYDIDTLQFLEVNDAAVHYYGYSREEFLSMSIRDIRPEEDNKALTKHLKKTSEHDGFNEAGVWRHRKKNGKIVEVEIISHTLEFNGHNAKMILATEITKPKRTKKKKI; translated from the coding sequence TTGTCCTCTCCGCTTTCAATTCTTTTGCTTGAAGACGATCCATCGTCAATCCGTCTCTTTACACGGAAGACACAATCTGCTCCTGTGGAGATGATCGTGAAAGATGTTCGCAACAAAGAAGCATTCCTTCGTGAGCTTGAAGCACCCCGATTTGATTGCATTGTCATCGATTATACGCTTCCTGATATCAATGGACTCGAAGCACTCCGGTTTGTCAATGAACTTGCACCCGGAACACCAACGATTATTTATACCGGCTCTGTAGGGGAAGAAAAAGCTGTTGAATGCATGAAAGAAGGGGCATCCGAATTTCTTTTAAAGACAAACAGCATTCGATTGGTTCCCGCGATTCTTTCTGTTGTGAATCAGAAACGTGATCGTGAGGCGCGTATGCGCGCGGAAGAAGCACAGAGACAAAGCGAAGCACGGTTCAAAGCGCTTGCGGAGATGAGTACTGCCCTCATTGTGATTTACCAGGGGGAACGATTCACATATGTAAATACTGCTTCAGAACAGATTACCGGCTACACAAAAGATGAATTGCTCAATATGAAATTTTGGGAGTTAGTGCATCCGGAGTATCGCGAGATGGTTCATCAGCGAGGATTAGCACGGCAGCGCAATGAAAATGTACCGGCTCGTTATGAATTTAAAATCGTAACGAAAGACGGAAAAGAGCGATGGATGGATTTTGCCGCAAGCGCGATTCATTATGAAGGTATTCCTGCAGGACTAGGTATTGCGTTTGACGTAACGGATCGAAAACGTATAGAAGAACAATTGCAGGCATCAGAGCTGAGGTACCGTCTGCTTTTTACAGCCAATCCGCATCCAATGTGGCTCTATGACATCGATACACTGCAATTTTTAGAAGTGAATGATGCCGCGGTGCATTACTATGGTTACAGCCGCGAAGAATTTCTTTCCATGTCGATCAGGGATATTCGACCGGAGGAAGATAATAAGGCTTTAACGAAGCATTTGAAGAAAACTTCAGAGCACGATGGATTTAATGAAGCTGGGGTGTGGCGTCATCGGAAGAAGAACGGCAAGATTGTCGAAGTCGAAATCATTTCACATACACTGGAATTCAACGGGCATAACGCGAAGATGATCCTGGCTACTGAAATCACAAAACCAAAACGCACCAAGAAAAAGAAAATATAG
- the sppA gene encoding signal peptide peptidase SppA yields MSKTSKWVIGIIAALVFLFGLFVLTIVSWIFSDESEETISTGGEKIAVVELKEPIISSEDIVRQFKKYRENKSIRAIVFRVESPGGGVSASQEIYEEVKKTRDAGRPVVVSMGSVAASGGYYVSCGATRIVANPGTLTGSIGVIFQFMHFQQLMDKIGIDQTTFKTGKFKDSGSPFRKTTEEEKRYFNMLIGDVYDQFVDVVAEERGMDRKDVLKYADGRVFTGRQAEEYGFVDTLGTMEDAISIAAELGGIHGKPSIVKETKRKTIFEKLIGDAATEVTKIRQEFLQQPVLQYRFTSPN; encoded by the coding sequence ATGTCCAAAACTTCAAAATGGGTCATAGGCATTATTGCCGCGCTCGTATTCCTCTTTGGGCTATTTGTCCTGACGATAGTCTCGTGGATATTTTCTGACGAAAGCGAAGAAACAATATCGACCGGCGGCGAAAAGATTGCTGTGGTTGAACTGAAAGAACCGATTATCTCTTCCGAAGATATTGTGAGGCAGTTCAAAAAGTATCGCGAGAACAAATCGATTCGGGCAATTGTATTTCGTGTTGAATCGCCGGGTGGCGGAGTATCGGCGAGTCAGGAAATTTATGAGGAAGTGAAAAAGACTCGTGATGCCGGTAGACCTGTCGTTGTGTCGATGGGTTCTGTGGCGGCAAGCGGCGGGTATTATGTTTCGTGTGGTGCAACGAGAATTGTAGCAAATCCCGGAACGCTCACGGGAAGCATCGGCGTCATATTTCAATTCATGCATTTTCAGCAGCTCATGGATAAAATTGGCATAGATCAGACGACATTCAAGACGGGCAAGTTTAAGGATTCCGGTTCACCATTCCGCAAGACCACGGAGGAAGAGAAACGGTACTTCAACATGCTTATCGGCGATGTATACGATCAGTTTGTCGATGTTGTCGCAGAAGAACGCGGAATGGATCGCAAGGATGTCTTAAAGTATGCCGACGGCCGTGTGTTTACCGGACGGCAGGCAGAAGAATATGGGTTTGTCGATACACTCGGTACCATGGAAGATGCCATAAGCATTGCAGCGGAGCTTGGTGGTATTCATGGCAAACCGAGCATTGTGAAAGAGACAAAGAGAAAAACAATCTTTGAAAAACTCATTGGTGATGCGGCAACGGAAGTGACAAAAATTCGGCAGGAGTTTTTGCAGCAGCCGGTTTTGCAGTACCGATTCACGTCCCCCAACTAA
- a CDS encoding response regulator, whose amino-acid sequence MGKKILVVDDDESVRKSVTAALRMKGGFETLEAEDGFAGLELAKQHHPDLIISDVVMKNLNGFLMLEVLKEYPGTADIPIIMMTKEAQADREWKTGAAVEYLTKGFTLDVLLEKVNSILKTKSTS is encoded by the coding sequence ATGGGGAAAAAAATACTTGTGGTAGACGACGATGAGTCTGTGCGCAAATCCGTAACTGCTGCACTTAGAATGAAAGGCGGTTTTGAAACACTGGAAGCCGAAGATGGATTCGCAGGGCTTGAACTTGCAAAACAACATCATCCTGATTTGATTATTAGCGACGTTGTGATGAAGAATTTAAACGGCTTCCTTATGTTAGAAGTGCTGAAGGAGTATCCGGGAACTGCCGATATACCTATTATTATGATGACCAAGGAAGCCCAAGCAGACAGGGAATGGAAAACTGGCGCAGCTGTAGAATATCTTACAAAAGGATTCACTCTCGACGTGCTTCTCGAGAAAGTCAATTCGATTCTCAAAACAAAATCTACATCATAA
- a CDS encoding DUF948 domain-containing protein, translating into METLIHLSIILALFSASALCIYLIVVLTRFNAFLQILQRELVDLNKNLKPILENINTMTDKLRLIASKVDEQVNMVQGVFVAFKRITENVTRFEERFQQMLEEPLLRVSALFGNVINRVVSLLGRRSQDIF; encoded by the coding sequence GTGGAAACATTAATTCATCTTTCAATAATACTAGCGCTGTTCAGCGCTTCCGCACTGTGCATTTATCTTATCGTTGTCCTGACTCGCTTCAATGCATTTCTGCAGATCTTGCAGCGTGAGCTTGTCGATTTGAATAAAAACCTGAAACCGATCCTCGAAAATATCAATACAATGACGGACAAGCTGCGTTTGATAGCTTCCAAAGTGGACGAACAGGTCAACATGGTGCAGGGAGTTTTTGTTGCGTTCAAACGCATTACGGAAAACGTGACTCGTTTTGAGGAACGTTTTCAACAGATGTTGGAAGAGCCGCTCTTGCGCGTGAGCGCATTGTTCGGCAACGTCATCAATCGCGTTGTATCCTTGCTCGGGCGTCGCTCGCAGGATATCTTCTGA
- a CDS encoding tetratricopeptide repeat protein: MKPKITCTQCGSALTRKDMLCPSCGVAVDWAETATAVEAVSQKDTLKKKLRENKSQNKNISAPWSSKSILGSIAVIALALTAYVLLVEKRPGADVVQQQAIQPVSAPMQVPAEIQELESRVAAQPKDMTLTLQLANLLHDGLFFEKAIPYYKKYLLQNPSDANARVDLGICFKELGNFSEAKNEMKTALHYVPNHLYAHFNLGIVCLSEGSLQESNTWFKKTVALDPASEVGKRAQQLLTQHNSQTMKQ, encoded by the coding sequence ATGAAACCAAAAATTACATGCACGCAATGCGGCTCGGCATTAACACGAAAGGATATGTTGTGTCCATCGTGCGGTGTTGCAGTGGATTGGGCAGAAACCGCAACTGCGGTTGAAGCCGTTTCGCAAAAGGATACACTCAAAAAAAAACTACGAGAAAATAAATCGCAAAATAAAAATATTTCTGCGCCTTGGTCGTCGAAATCAATTCTCGGTTCGATTGCTGTTATAGCGCTTGCTCTCACTGCGTATGTATTGTTGGTTGAGAAACGGCCGGGTGCTGATGTGGTTCAACAGCAGGCAATCCAACCGGTGAGCGCACCGATGCAAGTACCTGCAGAGATTCAGGAATTGGAAAGCAGAGTAGCAGCTCAACCGAAAGACATGACGTTGACGCTGCAGCTTGCTAATCTTTTGCATGACGGACTTTTCTTTGAGAAAGCAATTCCATACTACAAAAAGTATTTATTGCAGAATCCGAGCGATGCCAATGCTCGTGTGGACTTGGGAATTTGCTTTAAGGAACTTGGCAATTTTTCAGAAGCAAAGAACGAAATGAAGACGGCGTTACATTACGTTCCAAACCATCTGTATGCGCATTTCAACCTTGGAATTGTTTGTCTCAGCGAAGGCAGCCTCCAGGAATCGAATACATGGTTTAAGAAGACAGTTGCTCTCGATCCCGCCAGTGAAGTCGGGAAACGAGCGCAGCAACTTTTAACTCAACACAACTCACAAACAATGAAGCAGTAA
- a CDS encoding cob(I)yrinic acid a,c-diamide adenosyltransferase — MKIYTKTGDTGDTSLFGGKRVPKSSLRIDAYGTVDELNALLGVSRALKPHTEVDSILEQIQNQLFVLGADLATPFDTTPMKMKRVQQNEIQILEETIDRLDAQLEPLKSFILPGGSAVSAQLHVARTVCRRAERFVDALGRKEEIGKFPLVYLNRLADLLFVLARYANKISKVNEISWHPTSEI; from the coding sequence ATGAAAATTTATACTAAAACCGGCGACACAGGCGATACTTCACTTTTTGGAGGCAAGCGTGTCCCGAAAAGCTCACTCCGCATCGATGCGTACGGCACAGTAGATGAATTGAATGCACTGCTTGGAGTTTCCCGTGCCCTCAAACCTCACACTGAAGTGGACAGCATTCTTGAGCAAATTCAGAATCAGCTTTTTGTGCTTGGTGCCGATCTCGCCACACCTTTCGATACTACGCCGATGAAGATGAAACGCGTTCAACAAAATGAAATTCAAATTCTTGAAGAAACAATTGATCGATTGGATGCACAATTAGAACCTTTGAAATCATTTATTCTTCCTGGCGGTTCGGCCGTGAGTGCGCAGCTGCATGTTGCAAGGACAGTCTGCCGCCGTGCCGAACGGTTCGTAGATGCGCTTGGAAGAAAAGAAGAGATTGGAAAATTTCCGCTCGTGTATCTCAATCGGCTTGCCGATCTTTTGTTTGTATTGGCGCGCTATGCAAATAAGATTTCAAAGGTGAATGAAATTTCCTGGCATCCAACATCCGAGATTTGA
- the trxB gene encoding thioredoxin-disulfide reductase, which yields MSDHRKVIIIGSGPAGLTAALYAGRANLSPLVFEGQQPGGQLTITTEVDNYPGFPEGIMGPDLMDAIRKQAQRFGAETVFKSAESVDLSKRPFKVVAEGEEYFAESLIISTGASAKLLNMSSESEYMGYGVSACATCDGFFFKNQHVVVVGGGDTAMEEATYLTKHAARVTVVHRRNELRASKAMIDKAKKNPKIDFIWDSVVETVLGTNEGGHKKLTGVRLKNVKTNAETDFKCDGLFLAIGHQPNTKLFEGVLAMDAVGYLKTQPQSTATNIPGVFAAGDVADPKYRQAISAAGTGCMAAIDAERFLAEYE from the coding sequence ATGTCTGATCATCGCAAAGTTATCATCATCGGTTCCGGACCAGCCGGACTTACTGCTGCGCTTTATGCAGGGCGCGCAAATCTCTCACCACTCGTATTTGAGGGGCAGCAGCCCGGCGGACAATTAACCATAACAACGGAAGTAGATAATTATCCCGGATTTCCTGAAGGAATCATGGGGCCGGATCTCATGGATGCCATCCGAAAACAAGCACAGCGATTTGGTGCGGAAACGGTGTTCAAGTCGGCTGAATCGGTAGATCTCTCAAAGCGTCCATTTAAAGTCGTTGCGGAGGGTGAAGAATATTTTGCCGAGTCACTGATTATTTCCACAGGAGCGTCGGCGAAGCTGTTGAACATGTCCAGCGAATCGGAATATATGGGCTATGGAGTTTCCGCGTGCGCCACATGCGATGGATTCTTTTTCAAGAATCAGCACGTTGTAGTTGTGGGCGGCGGTGATACGGCTATGGAAGAAGCCACATACCTCACAAAGCATGCCGCACGGGTGACAGTCGTGCACCGGCGGAATGAACTGCGTGCGTCAAAGGCAATGATTGACAAGGCGAAGAAAAATCCGAAGATCGATTTTATATGGGATTCAGTAGTTGAGACAGTACTTGGTACAAACGAAGGCGGACATAAGAAATTAACCGGTGTACGATTGAAGAATGTAAAAACAAATGCTGAGACAGATTTCAAATGCGATGGACTTTTCCTTGCCATTGGCCATCAACCGAACACAAAATTATTTGAAGGTGTGTTAGCAATGGATGCCGTCGGTTATTTAAAGACACAGCCGCAAAGCACAGCAACGAACATTCCAGGAGTTTTTGCTGCGGGTGATGTTGCAGACCCAAAATATCGGCAGGCAATTAGTGCGGCCGGTACAGGCTGCATGGCTGCAATCGATGCCGAGCGATTTTTGGCAGAATATGAATAA
- a CDS encoding Rieske 2Fe-2S domain-containing protein, with product MIGFEKVAQVDEITQAFPKRVKVGECECVLLRVGEQIFAIENLCPHQRYAVFHQGILEQHTITCPMHGWSFDIRTGKAVTGSGRLNILEVRVDKNNVWIKKSEDENILPGSS from the coding sequence ATGATCGGATTTGAAAAGGTTGCACAGGTTGATGAAATTACCCAAGCGTTTCCCAAACGCGTTAAAGTTGGAGAATGCGAATGTGTGCTCCTTCGCGTTGGGGAACAAATATTTGCTATCGAAAATCTTTGTCCGCATCAGCGGTATGCAGTTTTTCACCAAGGGATATTGGAACAACACACGATTACTTGCCCTATGCATGGCTGGAGTTTCGATATAAGGACCGGAAAAGCGGTAACGGGGAGCGGGCGCTTGAATATCCTTGAGGTTCGTGTGGATAAAAACAATGTCTGGATAAAAAAGTCTGAAGATGAGAACATACTTCCTGGATCCTCATAG
- the queG gene encoding tRNA epoxyqueuosine(34) reductase QueG, with product MKLSLTYRIKTKAHELGFSGIGIARAEVLNEEENHIREWFARGYHASMKWLERDLEKRLDVTKILPKAKSVICVALNYYTPSQHSNAADVGKISRYAWGDDYHFVLTNRLEKLYEFIKSEIPGAEGKIYVDTGPVMDKAWAVRAGIGWLGKHTNIITRKFGSWVFLGEILIDAELEYDTPMVDYCGTCTACIDACPTQAIVQPYVLDAHKCISYLTIEHRSELPQEIVSNFQNWIYGCDICQDVCPWNRFQHETKEPAFQPREENVAPRLTELAEMHQEEFSRRFRKSPIKRTKHSGMTRNAKAVLESFKDIT from the coding sequence ATGAAATTATCCCTCACATACCGCATAAAAACGAAAGCTCATGAGCTCGGCTTCTCCGGCATCGGAATCGCACGCGCTGAAGTATTGAATGAAGAAGAAAACCATATACGCGAATGGTTTGCCCGCGGTTATCATGCTTCGATGAAATGGTTGGAACGTGATCTCGAGAAACGTCTTGACGTAACGAAAATCCTCCCGAAGGCGAAATCAGTAATTTGTGTCGCTCTCAATTATTATACACCATCACAACATTCCAACGCCGCTGATGTTGGTAAAATATCAAGATACGCCTGGGGTGATGATTATCACTTTGTGCTGACGAATCGGTTGGAGAAGTTGTATGAATTTATTAAGTCGGAAATTCCTGGAGCTGAAGGGAAAATTTATGTTGATACCGGGCCGGTGATGGATAAAGCCTGGGCTGTTCGTGCCGGTATCGGATGGTTGGGGAAGCATACAAATATTATTACACGGAAGTTCGGGTCGTGGGTATTCCTTGGAGAAATCTTGATCGATGCAGAACTGGAATACGACACGCCGATGGTAGACTACTGCGGCACGTGCACTGCATGCATTGATGCGTGTCCGACACAGGCAATCGTTCAGCCGTATGTACTCGATGCTCACAAATGTATCTCCTACCTGACCATCGAACATCGCAGTGAATTGCCACAAGAGATTGTTTCGAATTTTCAGAATTGGATATATGGGTGCGATATTTGTCAGGATGTTTGCCCATGGAATCGATTTCAGCATGAGACGAAAGAACCGGCTTTCCAGCCGCGGGAAGAAAATGTTGCACCCAGGTTGACAGAACTTGCCGAAATGCATCAGGAAGAATTCAGCCGGCGGTTCCGAAAAAGCCCCATAAAACGTACGAAGCATTCCGGAATGACCCGAAATGCAAAAGCCGTATTGGAATCTTTCAAAGATATAACATAA
- a CDS encoding integration host factor subunit beta encodes MTKADIVEVIASATGLTKVETEAVVDGFIMTVISAMKEGKNIEIRGFGSFKVKKRKGRMARNPRTGAQVMVDEHFVPIFKVSKEMKQVVNENLKKSAA; translated from the coding sequence GTGACAAAAGCAGATATCGTAGAAGTTATTGCATCGGCAACAGGACTAACGAAAGTAGAAACCGAAGCCGTGGTGGATGGATTCATCATGACGGTTATTTCTGCAATGAAGGAAGGAAAGAATATCGAGATTCGCGGTTTCGGCAGTTTTAAGGTTAAGAAACGAAAAGGCCGGATGGCACGCAATCCGCGCACAGGCGCGCAGGTGATGGTGGATGAACATTTTGTCCCGATATTTAAAGTATCGAAAGAAATGAAGCAAGTAGTAAATGAAAATCTGAAGAAGAGCGCTGCTTAA